The window CTCTTACTGCGGAAACTTCTTCGCCAAGCTCGGGAATTGTCATGCTCTTTTCTGATAATATGGATATCAGTGCATCCTGAACCTCGGACGAGCAGCGCGAGATTTCTTCAAAGCGGGCAATTTCGCCAGTTTCCATAGCCCGAAAAACCGGACTTTTCACTAGGGCCTCACGTGACGGCCCGTTTGCAAGCAGCATCGCGTAGTTCCAGCTATAGCGGATTTGCTCCTCTGTTGTACCTGCTGTCCCCTGTATGATTTTTCCTGAGTCCCCGTGAATCGCTGCGGTAAGCAATTCGGACAAAGTTGATTTTGCAGTTCCTGGCTCACCAATCAACAGCAGCGCTCTGTCAGTTACAAGTGTGGCAATCGCCATTTCTATTAGCCTTTTATTTCCAATATATTTGGGGACTATCTTTTTCTTCCCTGCAGTTCCACCGGCAATGAACGTATAGACCGATTTCGGTGACAGCAGCCAGCCTTCGGGAACATTCCCCTTCTCTTCTTTTCTCAAAATCTCCAATTCTTCCTGATACAGCTTTTCTGCTGGCAACCGCAGTAATTCTGTCATTATATTTCCCTCCGCGAGCGCATTTCACCGGATATCTCAAACAATATCTCTTTAATTTTTTCATTGTTAATTTCGGTTTTAGCGATTTCCTCAAGCCTGTCTGCCTTATCGGCTGGCAGCTGATGCAGCAATGCCAAATTTTCATACGCTTTATAGTAATAGTAGCTTCCTGATTTCATCGATGTGTCTGTCTTTTTCAAAACGTCGTAAACGACCTCGAAAACATCCCGGTATCCAATCTGGAAGAGCGAAGCCAGTGCCAGCACGGTTGTTTTGTCATTAAAGGTTGGTTTTTTGTTTATTTTCTCAAAAATAAAATCAAGGTGGGCTTGTCCGTGAACCTTATGGGCCATTCTGAATACGAGCTTATGTTCATCCTGTGAAATCAATAGCGGAATCCACCTGTCATCCCACTCAACCGTTGAGCTCAGTTCTGCTTCTTCGTAATTCTCCCGGTAAGGATGCCACATGAATTCCTCATCGAACACCCTAAGGCTATTTTTAAGGAACACAA is drawn from Bacillus sp. FJAT-18017 and contains these coding sequences:
- a CDS encoding ATP-binding protein → MTELLRLPAEKLYQEELEILRKEEKGNVPEGWLLSPKSVYTFIAGGTAGKKKIVPKYIGNKRLIEMAIATLVTDRALLLIGEPGTAKSTLSELLTAAIHGDSGKIIQGTAGTTEEQIRYSWNYAMLLANGPSREALVKSPVFRAMETGEIARFEEISRCSSEVQDALISILSEKSMTIPELGEEVSAVRGFSIIGTANTRDRGVNEMSSALKRRFNILVLPTPGNIETEMDIVRKRVGELSSQFRLQAELPSEELVEKVVTIFRELRAGMTMDRKEKLKSPSGVISTAEAISLLTNSMALAGSFGTGQISEEDVAAGLQGTVVKDEEKDSIVWKEYLENVMKKRGSEWRKLYNACSEMNGR